The following coding sequences are from one Leptospira stimsonii window:
- the pgsW gene encoding poly-gamma-glutamate system protein → MKVWFLQRRSSFSILILTFVSLFFLGIIEFFPVMETVSDFEIKQKASENAYRCFQKIKALRIQKGLNIDPNLDPSLSGLIGVELSSVTSSSGKLSSKQASVHPDFAIWFVDQFLRAGLKKDDAISAGISGSFPALNIAFYSAADAMGLRVNVIGSVSSSQYGANLPEFLWPEWENFLFQEGLIFQRAHAYSTGGIDDQGIGIDTFGVRQIRASIKKNGYRFLSVSSFEDSLIQRIHIYEKSNVRLYVNVGGGTISTGTSLGKKKIPRGLVWEMEESSDLPDSILKFYLEKKIPILHVIGIETISEESGIVYKKGQIAKPGTSNLLYHTSKNRWLSGVFFLLLVFMILKFSPWIAKNEKEEENTIHL, encoded by the coding sequence GTGAAAGTTTGGTTCCTACAAAGAAGGTCTTCGTTTTCGATCTTGATTCTTACGTTCGTTTCCCTCTTTTTTTTGGGGATCATAGAATTTTTTCCGGTTATGGAAACGGTATCGGATTTTGAAATCAAACAGAAAGCGAGTGAGAACGCGTATCGTTGTTTTCAGAAAATCAAGGCCTTACGAATCCAAAAAGGTTTGAACATAGACCCGAACTTGGATCCGTCCTTATCCGGTTTGATTGGAGTCGAACTTTCTTCGGTCACGAGTTCTTCCGGAAAACTGTCCTCCAAACAAGCCTCGGTTCATCCGGATTTTGCGATTTGGTTTGTGGACCAGTTCCTCCGAGCGGGATTAAAAAAAGACGATGCGATCTCCGCGGGCATTTCCGGATCTTTCCCTGCATTGAATATCGCATTCTACTCTGCGGCGGACGCGATGGGTTTAAGGGTAAACGTCATCGGAAGCGTTTCCTCATCGCAATACGGCGCCAATCTTCCCGAATTTCTTTGGCCGGAATGGGAGAATTTTTTATTTCAAGAAGGTTTGATCTTTCAAAGGGCGCACGCGTATTCAACGGGAGGAATCGACGATCAAGGAATCGGGATCGATACGTTCGGAGTAAGACAAATCCGGGCTTCGATCAAAAAAAACGGGTATCGATTTTTGTCCGTTTCTTCTTTCGAAGATTCTCTGATTCAGAGAATTCATATATACGAAAAATCGAATGTACGTCTCTATGTCAATGTCGGCGGGGGAACTATTTCAACGGGGACGAGTTTGGGTAAGAAGAAGATTCCGAGAGGACTCGTTTGGGAAATGGAAGAATCTTCCGATTTGCCGGATTCGATTCTAAAATTTTATCTCGAAAAGAAAATTCCGATTCTTCACGTGATCGGAATCGAAACCATTTCCGAAGAATCCGGAATTGTCTACAAAAAAGGCCAAATAGCAAAACCCGGAACTTCCAATCTTCTGTATCATACGTCGAAAAATAGATGGTTGTCCGGCGTTTTCTTTTTACTTCTTGTCTTTATGATCCTGAAATTTTCGCCCTGGATCGCAAAAAACGAGAAAGAGGAAGAGAATACGATCCATCTTTGA
- a CDS encoding PAS domain-containing hybrid sensor histidine kinase/response regulator, with product MTPFGTNSNFLLLNSKGEAITWHIDPSWEEFSANLKKSKVPGEWDWVRPEEWNELWTESETAGNSETVRELQFYGKKGKRSSALFRIFPVENGHKLLLLSRKTEFAETETPSIFSSDTELRAMIFQRSANAIFLLEPDSDSVLENNQTALQYFSAQSSSDFRGQQFTSLLADGFSLLDYQSMRKQVLDGQPYNWEVEFKTFDQIQFWGNASFRILASNQNRIILVQIKDITEKINSRKSLVEQSVKIAEHEANLNAVIENSDSMIWSINKNYEIIIYNSSFEKEIQRHFKKKIFPGFNIFEVGISDEELQKWKTFYDRAFAGERFQVNGTRTLDSITIFTETSFYPIKNSFGEITGVSAVSVDITEKKLAEEKFRLLFEHSSEPHVLYDESGIFECNPATLNMLRCEDKNLILGKHPSYFSAEKQTDEKRSVEKANETELIAQRRGVYTFERNYKRFNGEEFPTEITLTPMKMFQRPVFLAVWHEITERKVYEDSLKRAKETAEAASKAKTDFLAMMSHEIRTPLNGVIGTVSLLEGTSLNVEQKEYLDIIKSSGQNLLILLNDILDLSRIESGQLKLEMQPVSPQKLSEEVCNLFRPMAEEKGLVVEYKISSLVPNWIISDPYRLRQILMNLIGNSIKFTEKGKIVLNVEAEKFPNEKMRIIFRLEDTGIGIPEEKLELLFKAFSQVDSSTTRKYGGSGLGLTISKKLAELMKGEIIVKSQVDKGSEFTLSIISEKLDYKIPVGVLELHSKNLAKIAVVSIQDYVLKEQIKKFCERNGFLVKLARNAKEVIRIISEEDRIGIFLTDLNLPDMNLPEILDELKNKTPNIKLTIILLMESELKNSYHLVTQGLFNRPGFKIFMMFKPILLDELSKIFDKAFPTRIAKLEEENEKEKKLSERIPLKILLVEDNVINQKIAIRLLSKLGYTVDTANNGVEALSSLKNQSYQLIFMDIQMPEMDGFEATQRIRKDFTDPNPIIVAMTANAMEGDKEKCIEAGMDAYIAKPIQVQDIESTILHLFQP from the coding sequence ATGACTCCTTTCGGAACCAACTCTAACTTTCTCCTTCTCAATTCCAAGGGAGAAGCGATCACCTGGCATATCGACCCGAGCTGGGAAGAATTTTCGGCGAATTTAAAAAAAAGTAAGGTGCCTGGAGAATGGGATTGGGTTCGACCCGAAGAATGGAACGAGCTTTGGACGGAATCCGAAACAGCCGGAAATTCTGAAACCGTTCGGGAGTTGCAGTTTTATGGAAAAAAAGGAAAACGTTCTTCCGCACTTTTTCGAATTTTTCCCGTAGAAAACGGACATAAACTCCTGCTCCTGTCCCGAAAAACCGAATTCGCGGAAACGGAAACTCCTAGTATTTTTTCGAGCGACACTGAACTCAGGGCGATGATCTTTCAACGATCAGCTAACGCGATTTTTTTACTGGAGCCGGACTCCGATTCCGTGTTAGAAAACAATCAAACCGCCCTCCAGTATTTTTCCGCACAGTCTTCTTCCGATTTTCGAGGTCAACAGTTTACCTCTCTTCTCGCCGACGGTTTTTCCTTGCTGGACTACCAGTCGATGAGGAAACAGGTCCTGGACGGCCAACCGTACAATTGGGAAGTGGAGTTTAAAACCTTCGATCAAATTCAATTTTGGGGAAACGCATCCTTTCGCATTTTGGCTTCGAATCAAAACAGAATCATTTTGGTGCAAATCAAGGACATCACAGAAAAAATCAATTCTCGCAAATCCCTCGTAGAACAATCCGTCAAAATCGCTGAGCACGAAGCGAATTTAAATGCGGTCATTGAAAACTCGGATTCCATGATTTGGTCGATTAATAAGAATTATGAAATTATAATATACAATTCCTCCTTTGAAAAGGAAATCCAAAGACACTTTAAAAAGAAAATTTTTCCCGGTTTTAATATTTTCGAGGTCGGGATTTCGGATGAAGAATTACAGAAATGGAAAACGTTTTACGATCGTGCCTTCGCTGGGGAACGCTTTCAGGTAAACGGGACAAGGACCTTGGATTCGATAACGATTTTCACCGAAACTTCCTTTTATCCGATCAAAAATTCGTTCGGAGAAATCACAGGAGTCAGCGCAGTTTCGGTCGATATTACGGAAAAAAAATTAGCGGAAGAAAAGTTTAGGCTTTTATTCGAACATTCGAGTGAACCTCACGTATTATATGATGAATCTGGAATATTCGAATGTAATCCTGCGACCCTCAATATGCTCCGTTGCGAGGATAAAAATCTGATCTTAGGAAAACATCCTTCTTACTTTTCCGCGGAAAAACAAACTGACGAGAAACGAAGCGTCGAGAAAGCCAACGAAACGGAACTGATCGCCCAAAGAAGAGGCGTCTACACGTTCGAAAGAAACTACAAACGTTTTAACGGAGAAGAATTTCCTACCGAAATCACTCTTACCCCGATGAAGATGTTCCAAAGACCGGTATTTTTGGCCGTTTGGCACGAGATTACGGAGCGAAAAGTATATGAGGATTCTCTAAAACGTGCAAAAGAAACCGCGGAAGCCGCATCCAAGGCAAAGACGGATTTTTTAGCTATGATGAGTCATGAAATCAGAACACCGTTAAACGGAGTGATCGGAACCGTCAGTCTTTTGGAAGGAACGTCTCTCAACGTCGAACAAAAAGAATATTTGGATATCATTAAGTCCAGCGGACAAAATCTTCTTATTTTGTTAAACGACATTCTGGATCTATCCAGAATAGAATCCGGTCAGCTCAAGTTAGAGATGCAACCCGTTTCTCCCCAGAAGCTGAGCGAGGAAGTCTGTAATCTTTTCCGGCCTATGGCGGAAGAAAAAGGTCTGGTCGTGGAATACAAAATTTCTTCCTTGGTTCCGAACTGGATCATTTCCGATCCGTATCGACTCAGGCAAATTTTGATGAATCTCATAGGAAACTCGATCAAGTTTACCGAAAAGGGAAAAATCGTTCTCAACGTGGAAGCTGAAAAATTCCCGAACGAAAAAATGAGAATCATTTTTCGCTTAGAAGACACCGGTATCGGAATTCCGGAAGAAAAATTGGAACTTCTATTCAAAGCGTTCAGCCAAGTGGATTCCTCCACTACGAGAAAATACGGCGGCTCCGGACTCGGTTTGACCATCAGTAAAAAATTGGCGGAGTTGATGAAGGGGGAGATCATCGTCAAAAGCCAGGTTGACAAAGGTTCCGAATTTACTCTTTCCATCATCAGCGAAAAATTGGATTATAAAATTCCGGTCGGCGTCTTGGAATTACATTCTAAGAATTTGGCGAAGATCGCCGTCGTTTCCATCCAAGATTATGTTCTTAAGGAACAAATCAAAAAATTCTGCGAAAGAAACGGTTTTTTGGTCAAACTCGCAAGGAACGCTAAAGAAGTGATCCGCATTATCTCAGAAGAGGATCGAATCGGAATCTTTTTGACGGACCTCAATCTTCCGGATATGAATCTTCCCGAAATTCTAGACGAGCTCAAGAACAAAACGCCGAACATTAAATTGACGATCATCCTTCTTATGGAGAGCGAATTAAAAAATTCGTATCATTTAGTCACACAAGGTCTTTTCAATCGCCCCGGTTTTAAGATATTCATGATGTTTAAACCGATTCTTTTGGATGAACTGAGTAAAATTTTCGACAAAGCATTTCCCACCCGTATCGCAAAGTTGGAAGAAGAAAATGAAAAGGAGAAAAAACTTTCCGAAAGGATTCCCCTCAAAATTCTTCTCGTGGAAGACAACGTAATCAATCAGAAGATCGCGATTCGTCTTCTAAGCAAACTCGGATATACGGTGGACACCGCAAACAACGGTGTGGAGGCATTGTCCAGTTTGAAAAACCAATCCTATCAATTGATTTTTATGGACATTCAAATGCCGGAAATGGACGGTTTTGAAGCGACTCAACGGATCAGAAAGGATTTTACCGATCCGAATCCGATCATCGTTGCAATGACAGCTAACGCGATGGAAGGCGATAAGGAAAAATGTATCGAGGCCGGTATGGACGCGTATATCGCAAAACCGATTCAAGTTCAGGACATTGAGTCTACGATTTTACACCTATTTCAACCCTGA
- a CDS encoding cyclic nucleotide-binding domain-containing protein, which translates to MQHTKEEILKQIYLFSNFTEDELSSIAEKTEYKVYEQGDAIFHEGNEAKAFFVVIYGTLKVLTSTEKGDDVNVTTIATGDHFGELPFLDPGKRSASVEAMERSELLRIPYDHLNDVFSKDPKASLKFYQSISHFLAKRLRMLTQDLTYARELRKRFTI; encoded by the coding sequence ATGCAACATACAAAAGAAGAAATTCTAAAACAGATTTATCTATTTTCCAATTTTACGGAAGACGAATTGAGTTCGATTGCCGAGAAGACGGAATACAAAGTTTATGAACAAGGCGACGCCATCTTCCACGAAGGCAACGAAGCAAAAGCGTTTTTTGTGGTCATCTATGGAACCCTAAAGGTTCTCACTTCCACGGAAAAGGGCGACGACGTGAACGTGACTACGATCGCAACCGGAGATCATTTCGGTGAACTTCCGTTTTTGGATCCCGGAAAACGTTCCGCATCGGTGGAAGCGATGGAACGATCCGAACTCTTAAGAATTCCTTATGACCATCTCAACGACGTTTTCTCAAAGGACCCGAAAGCATCCTTGAAATTCTACCAATCGATTTCGCATTTCTTAGCCAAACGATTGAGAATGTTGACCCAAGACTTGACATACGCAAGAGAACTTCGAAAAAGATTTACGATTTGA
- a CDS encoding DUF445 domain-containing protein → MEFFAQNKELLGILMMPLTYGFVGWFTNVVALKMTFYPLEFVGIPPYLGWQGIVPKKSQKLALKSVNIMTERLIKVEDFFSKVDPDQLEKEFQPVLDQLIPEATREIIHHINPALRTRLEGEEESKIIAEVQKKNEHTVKNIMLQVKENVSSVFNFKSLVLRKLTGPNVKRIVDIFQEVGAKEFKFIEHCGWYLGGAMGILQALAWNLFPYWWTLPIQGVVVGYITNWVALTMIFRPLYEKKIGPIRYQGLFLKRQEDVSKKYSNVFATQVLTARNVLEEILYKRAARSLVETIQSETETAAQRLQLNGTLDQETSNENSEFETSKKEVIAKVSDSLANSSTKLETYMGRAMSIENNMFKRMKDLPPEEFEPILRSAFQEDEYVLILIGSVLGAIVGLFQGIYMLSVS, encoded by the coding sequence ATGGAATTTTTCGCCCAAAACAAAGAACTGCTCGGAATTCTGATGATGCCCCTTACCTACGGGTTTGTCGGTTGGTTTACGAACGTCGTCGCGCTCAAGATGACCTTCTATCCATTGGAATTTGTAGGAATTCCTCCCTATCTCGGCTGGCAGGGAATCGTCCCCAAAAAGTCTCAGAAGTTGGCCCTCAAATCGGTGAACATCATGACGGAACGTTTGATCAAGGTGGAGGACTTCTTTTCCAAAGTGGATCCGGACCAGCTCGAAAAGGAATTCCAACCGGTTTTGGATCAACTCATTCCCGAAGCCACTCGAGAAATCATTCATCATATCAACCCGGCGCTTCGGACCCGATTGGAAGGAGAAGAAGAATCGAAAATAATAGCCGAAGTTCAGAAAAAAAACGAACACACGGTTAAGAACATCATGCTCCAAGTAAAGGAGAACGTCTCAAGCGTATTCAACTTTAAGTCACTCGTTCTTCGCAAACTTACCGGACCAAACGTTAAACGAATCGTCGACATATTTCAGGAAGTGGGCGCGAAGGAATTCAAATTTATAGAACACTGCGGCTGGTATCTCGGCGGAGCGATGGGAATTCTGCAAGCCCTTGCGTGGAATCTTTTTCCGTATTGGTGGACCTTACCCATCCAAGGAGTCGTCGTCGGATACATCACAAACTGGGTCGCGCTCACCATGATCTTTCGTCCCTTGTATGAAAAAAAAATCGGACCGATCCGATACCAGGGACTTTTTCTCAAACGTCAAGAAGACGTTTCCAAAAAGTATTCCAACGTCTTTGCGACTCAAGTTTTGACCGCAAGAAACGTCTTAGAAGAAATCCTATACAAACGTGCCGCACGTTCTCTCGTGGAAACGATTCAATCGGAAACGGAAACCGCGGCGCAAAGGCTTCAACTAAACGGAACCTTGGATCAGGAAACCAGCAACGAAAACTCGGAGTTTGAAACTTCCAAAAAGGAAGTGATCGCAAAAGTATCCGATTCCCTTGCGAACAGTTCCACAAAACTCGAAACGTATATGGGAAGGGCGATGTCCATCGAAAACAATATGTTCAAAAGAATGAAAGACCTCCCTCCGGAGGAATTCGAACCGATCCTAAGATCCGCGTTTCAAGAAGACGAATACGTATTGATTCTCATCGGTTCGGTGTTAGGCGCGATCGTAGGTCTTTTTCAAGGCATTTACATGCTCTCAGTTTCCTAA
- a CDS encoding alpha/beta hydrolase — protein MKNRTLPSDPKNISKRLQIPIGDSLVIAAEVYGPYPLWKNSPAPVLCIHGLTGNLKNFAPLARDLVKQGLTVITYDLRGRGESSKPNGTYSHDLHSEDLLKIIDFLKIDRANLLAHSLGCWISLAFAKKYPSRTGKLCLIDGGGQLSIPRKISNLLMIQQSLQRLGKTFSSKEEYLNLAKQSPILSSWNEDVENFLIYELEPIQNGKNVFYQCNIPEEVIDSELVQMGGARYPQKILTNFLKNPIRSIRILKKNRVMPYSQISAPTLIVRAGKPNFKKGDELLPDSAIRIFQKFWKDAVVLTLPDKNHYEAILLPDLKRDETIAWFFSKK, from the coding sequence ATGAAGAATCGAACTCTCCCTTCGGATCCGAAAAATATTTCAAAACGATTACAAATACCGATCGGAGATTCTCTCGTCATCGCCGCGGAAGTCTACGGTCCGTATCCTCTTTGGAAAAATTCTCCGGCTCCGGTCCTTTGTATCCACGGTCTTACCGGCAATCTCAAAAACTTCGCTCCTCTCGCAAGAGATCTCGTAAAACAAGGATTAACCGTAATCACGTACGATCTTCGAGGAAGAGGTGAATCCTCCAAACCGAACGGAACGTATTCTCATGATCTTCACTCGGAAGACCTTCTTAAAATCATCGATTTTCTAAAGATCGATCGGGCCAATCTACTCGCACATTCCCTCGGTTGTTGGATCTCACTTGCCTTCGCAAAAAAGTATCCTTCGCGAACGGGGAAACTCTGTTTGATCGACGGTGGCGGACAACTTTCGATTCCGAGAAAAATTTCCAATCTACTTATGATCCAACAATCCTTACAAAGACTCGGTAAAACTTTTTCTTCCAAAGAAGAGTATCTAAATCTCGCGAAACAATCGCCGATTCTAAGTTCTTGGAACGAAGATGTTGAGAATTTTCTAATATACGAATTAGAGCCGATCCAAAACGGAAAGAACGTTTTCTACCAGTGTAATATCCCCGAAGAAGTCATCGATTCCGAATTGGTGCAGATGGGAGGCGCGAGATATCCGCAAAAAATTCTTACGAACTTTTTAAAAAATCCGATCCGTAGTATTCGAATCTTAAAAAAGAATCGGGTCATGCCCTACTCTCAAATTTCTGCGCCGACCCTGATCGTTCGGGCGGGGAAACCGAACTTTAAAAAAGGAGACGAACTACTTCCGGACTCTGCGATTCGGATCTTTCAAAAATTCTGGAAGGACGCAGTCGTTCTTACCTTACCGGATAAAAATCATTACGAAGCGATTCTTCTTCCGGATCTCAAACGAGATGAAACCATCGCCTGGTTTTTTTCGAAAAAATAA
- a CDS encoding sensor histidine kinase — MSSSQKKRIDEGMFPFCEEAEVQWDLLLRTNGEILSADSYILENLGISERDLVDAGKLIQNWSSLPHGNFPWKGKIVLIDSKGEERVWEGAIELLSEDILLLRFFRPKLEQRMEDQFFQIFHKNLAIKLILDPESGGIFNVSESALEFYGYSRDEFLKLKISDINILNPEQIKAEMLLASSENRLYFNFVHRLKSGIHRDVEVFSGPIFLNGKTYLYSIIHDVTDRNRALEARALSEKKYRNLIELAADGIVLIGSDGAIEEANQMALELTGYSKAEMLRMTVRDIIDSENLKELPLQLNFEEGTTLIRERIIRRADGSLIPVEVNAVRLEQGRLLAVVRDIRERKLIQKKMEDSLKEKELMLQEIHHRVKNNLQIVSSLLSLHSEFNENPYLQKILRECELRVKSMALVHEELYRSDDLAKVDLKSYYFSLSSNLLSVYGQADRIQIHPLEESFFMSIDRAIPIGLILNELLTNSLKYAFTNQGNGEIFLRLLKTNETMELEYKDTGSGFDLNQAQNIQNGLGLKLIDMLSSQLHANLSLNTEKGFYLRMYFAGWKE, encoded by the coding sequence ATGAGTTCAAGCCAGAAAAAGAGGATCGACGAAGGCATGTTTCCTTTCTGCGAGGAAGCGGAAGTTCAGTGGGATCTTCTTTTGCGTACGAATGGCGAGATTCTGAGCGCGGATTCTTACATTTTGGAAAACCTCGGTATTTCAGAACGAGACCTCGTCGATGCCGGCAAGCTGATCCAAAATTGGAGTTCCCTTCCGCACGGGAATTTTCCTTGGAAAGGAAAGATCGTTCTTATCGATTCCAAGGGAGAAGAACGGGTTTGGGAAGGAGCGATAGAATTGTTAAGCGAAGACATCCTTCTGCTTCGATTCTTTCGACCCAAATTGGAACAAAGAATGGAAGACCAATTCTTTCAGATCTTTCATAAGAATCTCGCGATCAAACTCATCCTCGATCCCGAGAGCGGTGGAATCTTCAACGTAAGCGAATCCGCCCTCGAGTTTTACGGATATTCCAGAGACGAGTTTCTAAAACTCAAAATCAGCGATATCAATATTCTCAACCCGGAACAAATCAAAGCGGAAATGTTACTCGCGAGTTCCGAGAACCGATTGTATTTTAATTTTGTTCACCGCTTGAAGTCCGGGATTCACAGGGACGTGGAAGTTTTTTCCGGTCCGATTTTTCTCAATGGTAAAACATATCTCTATTCCATCATACACGACGTGACCGATCGAAACCGAGCTTTGGAAGCGCGAGCTCTGAGCGAAAAAAAATATAGAAACCTGATCGAACTTGCGGCGGACGGGATCGTTCTGATCGGATCCGACGGAGCGATCGAAGAGGCGAATCAAATGGCTTTGGAACTCACCGGTTACTCGAAAGCAGAGATGCTTCGTATGACCGTTCGGGATATCATCGATTCAGAAAATCTCAAAGAACTTCCTCTCCAACTGAATTTTGAAGAAGGAACGACTCTCATACGGGAACGAATCATTCGACGTGCCGATGGAAGTTTGATTCCCGTCGAAGTCAACGCGGTTCGATTGGAACAAGGCCGTCTTTTAGCGGTCGTTCGCGACATTCGGGAGAGGAAACTCATTCAGAAAAAGATGGAAGATTCCTTAAAGGAAAAGGAACTCATGTTGCAAGAGATTCATCATCGTGTGAAAAATAATCTTCAGATCGTTTCGAGTCTTTTGAGTCTACATTCCGAATTCAATGAAAATCCTTATCTGCAAAAGATTCTCAGGGAATGCGAATTACGAGTCAAATCGATGGCTCTCGTTCACGAGGAACTCTATCGTTCGGATGATCTTGCGAAAGTGGATCTCAAAAGTTATTACTTTTCGCTCTCGTCCAATCTTCTTTCCGTATACGGACAAGCGGATAGGATTCAAATCCACCCTCTCGAAGAATCTTTTTTTATGTCGATCGATCGTGCGATTCCGATCGGTCTGATTCTCAACGAACTCCTTACTAATTCTCTAAAATACGCGTTTACAAATCAGGGAAATGGGGAAATATTTTTACGTCTTCTGAAAACGAACGAAACCATGGAATTGGAATACAAAGATACTGGATCCGGTTTTGATTTGAATCAGGCGCAAAACATTCAGAACGGGCTCGGTCTTAAACTCATCGATATGCTTTCGTCACAACTGCACGCAAACTTATCCTTAAACACGGAAAAGGGTTTTTATCTTAGAATGTATTTTGCCGGCTGGAAAGAATGA
- a CDS encoding alpha/beta fold hydrolase codes for MKNKISALRSYRITTAFLLLLIVSTSFYSCSAALVSSALYYERFQSNLEKKEIQVGSYKWTYLEGGKGETILLVHGFGGDKDNWTRFVRTLTNSYHVVIPDLPGFGENDRKTEDEYSIRTQVSRLDDFTKVLGLGKFHIIGNSMGGSISGVYTATYPDKILTLGLLDSAGVKSPIPSELSVYLSKGRNPLVANNDKEFDFLLNFIFVKPPTIPSFLKGYFAEKSIRNREFNEKIYKDLRLNLSVLEERMKSIHARTLIVWGDTDRVIHISSSDVLLKGIQNSTRVILKDCGHSPMLERPTETAGIYSKFLKGESDLSSGLK; via the coding sequence ATGAAAAATAAAATTTCCGCACTTCGTTCCTACCGCATTACGACTGCCTTTCTTCTTTTATTGATCGTTTCCACTTCGTTTTATTCTTGTTCGGCGGCCCTTGTTTCTTCCGCTCTCTACTACGAGCGATTCCAATCGAACTTGGAAAAAAAAGAAATTCAAGTTGGCTCTTACAAGTGGACCTATCTTGAAGGAGGGAAGGGTGAGACGATCCTCTTAGTCCATGGTTTTGGTGGTGATAAGGACAATTGGACACGGTTTGTAAGAACGCTTACGAATTCCTATCACGTCGTCATTCCCGATCTTCCCGGGTTCGGAGAAAATGATCGAAAGACCGAAGACGAATATTCGATTCGTACACAAGTTTCTCGTTTGGACGACTTCACAAAAGTGCTTGGGTTGGGTAAGTTTCATATCATCGGAAATTCGATGGGCGGTTCCATCTCAGGAGTGTATACAGCGACGTATCCGGATAAGATTCTGACACTCGGACTTTTGGATTCTGCGGGAGTCAAGTCTCCGATTCCGAGCGAACTTTCGGTTTATCTATCGAAAGGAAGAAATCCGCTCGTTGCAAACAACGATAAGGAATTCGACTTTCTTCTGAATTTTATTTTTGTAAAGCCGCCGACCATCCCTTCCTTCTTAAAAGGTTATTTTGCGGAGAAGTCGATTCGAAATCGTGAGTTCAACGAGAAGATCTATAAGGATCTTCGTTTGAATCTGTCCGTGTTAGAAGAAAGAATGAAATCGATTCATGCAAGAACCTTGATCGTTTGGGGAGATACGGATCGTGTCATTCATATTAGCTCCTCGGACGTCTTACTCAAAGGAATTCAAAATTCAACTCGAGTCATTCTAAAGGACTGCGGACATAGCCCTATGCTGGAGCGTCCGACGGAAACCGCAGGGATCTATTCGAAATTCCTTAAAGGAGAATCGGATCTTTCTTCAGGGTTGAAATAG
- the pgsC gene encoding poly-gamma-glutamate biosynthesis protein PgsC codes for MEVLTLSIGLGIFLGFFLWERTGLYPGGWVVPGYLALSLLQPWTIFFLLLSSLLTLGIYKIVETSFLSFGQRKVVFFLLLSILISLGLQEIEVWFFGYIQNLESRWIGHIVPGLIAISAEKQGLFHTISATFVCGSLVRLLLLCLLGESFPR; via the coding sequence TTGGAAGTGTTGACCCTTTCTATCGGTCTTGGAATTTTTCTCGGTTTTTTTCTTTGGGAAAGGACCGGACTTTATCCGGGAGGTTGGGTCGTTCCGGGTTACCTCGCACTTTCCCTTTTACAACCCTGGACGATATTCTTTCTTTTGCTGAGTAGTTTGCTCACACTCGGCATCTATAAGATCGTCGAAACTTCCTTCTTATCTTTCGGACAAAGAAAGGTCGTGTTTTTTCTTTTGTTATCCATTCTCATTTCCTTGGGATTACAGGAAATCGAAGTGTGGTTTTTCGGATATATTCAAAATCTTGAATCTAGATGGATCGGACATATCGTCCCGGGATTGATCGCTATCTCCGCGGAAAAACAAGGTCTCTTTCATACGATTTCGGCGACGTTCGTATGCGGTTCTTTGGTGAGGCTCCTGCTTCTTTGTCTTTTGGGAGAATCGTTTCCTCGGTGA